From the Echeneis naucrates chromosome 7, fEcheNa1.1, whole genome shotgun sequence genome, the window AGTTCATGTCTCTTCTATATCAGTGGTTGTCACAGTGTCTTTGAAATGGCTGCACATTCCAGTTTGAGGAGGTAATGTGCACTTCGCCGCACTTCAGCGTGCGTGTGTTTCCTCGCCTCTTGACACACATCTGGGGTGTGATATTGGGGGATGCTTATATTTGGGGTTATGGCGACACCCTCGTTTCCACTTTTGGTTTTGAAGGTTAAAATTTGTTGTGtcttttcaaataatttttacaatttacaattgAGATTGTGAcacccaataataataataataataataaaaattgtgGTCTCTGTGACTACAAGCCAGCTGTGAGTGTGAAAAACTGCCAACCACACTGTCAAATCCTGTTTTCTAAGGATTTATTCGAACTAATCATTTCACATGTAAAGACACAAGGTTTGTATTATATTGGTTATTTGCCAAGCTTTTACATAATAGCGTGACAATTCGCCAGAGGTGGAGAAGACCACAAGTTGCTCTGATGTAGCTTCTCACATTTGCATCACAGTTGATGTTTGTGAGCTAAACAAGACATGTTAGCAGCTTAACTGTTAGACAAAGTGGCCTATTCTTCCAGTCTGTGTAGCAAGTGGGGGAATTCTTTTTAAAGCATCCTGGTACACAGGCCCATCATTGCCCAAAGGATGTAAGTCAAAAAAGATAGAAATCAGTGTTTGGCTTGCCCTTTTCCACCCACACTACAGCAGGACGCTTTGTACGTGTTTCTGCTGAGTGTTCCTAAGTCTTAAGGGGTTATGCTGATGTGGCTGTTGATAGCTACAAAAGAAACTAATAAACAACAAGATGTTAGAATATATTAAATGAATAGAACAAAGTAGAGTTCAAAACCTGGCGGATGACGCCATGCATTTTCTGTAATCCTTCTGTCTGCTCGCTGGCTTTTACTCAAATTGAGGAATTCAGGCTGCGTAGATGTTCCCACTTTATAAATTTACCATGAGAAGCCTCAGGACAAATTCAAAACAGATAACTGTTTCCCCATCAGAACAGTTTGTCATTGACCAAGCTGTAGCATTTATTTACAAGACCAGGATGTGCCAGACTGAGGCCTGTGGCCCTCAGGGGATTAATTATGTGTGATAATAAACCCCCGAGGACAGAAACAAGCTGGAAAAACAATGGCTCAATTAATGTAAAGGAAAAACTACCTGATATCAGAAAACTGCAATAAAGGGTCATTACATTCTGATATTTACTATTTACTTCATGATTTTTGCTCTGCAACTAATGACTAGTTATATTTTCCAATTGATTCATGTAAAGTATGCAATTCACAATGCAAATCCCTTGTTGTGTTTAAGACGATGCAAGAAACATATTTAATGCTCACGTGAGAGAACCCAAAGCGGCAAAGCTTCAAATTAGGACTGAAGCTGACGGTTTTCATCACTGATGTGATTAACTGATTATCTTCTTCCttaatctctctgtctgtatgaagaaataaaataagaaaataaataaataatagacaGAATGGTGCAGGACTCAAAGACAGACACCAACATCTGTGGTTACTGTAATATTTTAGGTTTCAAGTCGACCCTTGACTTTGTCCTGTGTGCAAAATGCCCTCCCTGACCTCTTTGTTTCTATTCTTGGTGAGAGAGAGGGACTGTGGTATCTGGCTCCTACAGTTAATCCttagttcagttttttgtttgtttgtttgttttgtttctatctTTGGACAATGGTAGGTATCAGCTCTGTCGACGTGTGAGTGTGCAAGAGAcaaggacagacagagaaagatagTCAGAGTCTTTGTGTCTGTACATGACAGAAATATGACTGTACAAGTCTGCACACTGCAGTGGTTTCCAAACTTGGGATCAGGGACCTTTAAGTGGGTCACTAGGCAAGTCTGAGAGGTCTTGAGATCTTTGGAGCAGCATTGGGAATCAGGAAATAAACATTATTCTGCCCCtataattcaaattttttataAGATTTTTCTTATGTTTGCCTTTTAGCTGTGAGACAAAGGTTTGCTCGAGCTGCAGTCCATGGTTAGGGCTCAGCGGTGGATTTTTAGGCTTCTGGGATTCAATAGTGTAGaatcagaaatgaaataagTGCGAGGATTTTACTTTAAGTCCAAGTTGAGGTTTCTTTAGGAGAAACACTGTTCCACAAAACACCCGCAAGTGTTTTCCTGGAAGCACAAATCTATGCAATTTGAATGAGATAAACAATAACCTTCACTTTGTACATTCAACCTAAATGACTTTGTGGCTACGTCTGACCCTCAGAAGTTAGGAAGTTAGGAAGCTAAAGCAGCACTGGTTATGATTTTCCTTCCAACTCAGCTATAAATTAATGATTGTTTCCCTTAAGAGTTGGACAGTATTCCTCGATAGGCTATTTTTCATTTCCGTGGTGTGACAAAAACTTAACTAAAATGTCAGACTTTGGCTGAAGGAAATGTTGTGCTTGTAATGGATGTGAttatgacttaaaaaaaaaaaaaactaaataacatTCCCATCACATGATTACTTTTTTATAGCCCTGTCAGAGTAAACACTTTAGGATTGTATTAGTGACCAGCTCTAATGagcctctttcttcttctgtggccCAAAGCATGACTGAGTTTTTCTTAATCAGTAATTGATGTGCTGTAAATATGTCTCCCTGTCAGCTTTACGACTCTCTAATGGCAATTTACAGCACAGTCACACCTGAAGGACACATTGTATGTTAAGCTACCTCACATGAGTCCAGAAGAATGATAAAGCATCTGAGAATGAGAAAGTCTCTAATGTGTTGAAAAGACAGTCACAGTAAGAAAATCGGTCAGATAACATCACTAAATGGTTGTAATCACTGACCGCTATCTGATAAAGGccaataaaagcaaaatgtttcatGAAGGTTTTAACGCTCAGGCTGTCAGCATTGTCTGAAATTTGTACATTTATAACTGACTATATTGCCATGTATTATATTGAGGGTGAATGTAGTTGAGGTGTGAATGTAGTTGTAAACTGTGACCACAATGCTTGGACTGAATTACTTCCTTAGTGAGAAGCATCTAAATCCTGCACCATCATAAAACCAGAGCGTGGCAGAACAGTCCATACAGTGTGTGTCTAAATACACTGAAGCGCTAAACTAGGTCGCCTGGTCTACAGCTCTCTGTCCAGATAAAAATGCCAATAACTTTAAATGCTAATTAGCTTAAaggctaataaaaaaaaaaaaaaaacattccactGCATGATTACTGATTACACTGGTGGGCTTGTCAGATTTTATGATCGTCACTTGAACTAATATTACACATTGAGTGATAAAATGTAGAAGCAAGAAATTTTtctatctctgctgctgttggaatCTGTAAATTTTTAGATTATTCAATAATCATGTCATTTCATCTGTGGCGGTCATGTGCCGATAGAAGCAGTTattacagcagcagaggaaatgtcAGAGGTTGCTAAGAGTTCATCCAGAGCTCGTCAGCTCCAAATCCTTTTTAAGGATCCGTTTTAAGCAGAACAAACACATCCGTTTGAAAAACTCAAAGTAGCCCAGGCTGCTATTCATCAGTGTTGTTTCCGATTTCAAAACCTAATTTTGAGGCACAGGGAGCAACGGACTGCAGACTAACAGGGACGTAACAGACTTTAGTCTTTGTGCTGAAAAGTGCTGAGAAACCATGCCAAATAGGACTGGATGGGGCTAAGTAACAGCCCCTAAGCAAattcccattaaaaaaaagtcctgcTAAACAAAGGCACTAACTGTAGGAACCACATCTTGACATCAAGTGATGCACCataaaggaataaattcagattttacataaaacaacacaaatttgAAAAGGCTCATTGTATTGCAATGAGATTCTTTGACATGCataactaattacttttttgccttttaaaaGACGAGCTGAATGTGTCCTCATGCTAACCAGCTTAGTCTTCTGGTGTCATCAAGAAGGAAGCATTTGGAGCACTCTTTAGTTTGCTTATCCTTTCTTATTGGATCGGATCAGTTGACTATGATGTTTGAGATGTTTGGATATCATCCTTATGAGGTATGTTTAAAATCAATCTTACATTCTGTTTTATCTGTTGTTTATAATTATTTGAATCTTTGCTGTGTTGATGCCAGCACATTTGGCTCATTCTCAGCACTGACACATGTATTAGTGATCAACTTGCTTTAGGGTCCTTGTCATTGCATCAAAAACTACAGGCAAAACACGGGAAGGTGTCAAAATATACTGTAGCACAGCAGCTCCGCTCCATTTAAAAATGAGCAACTGAACAAACACTGTCTCTGAAGTTTGTTTATTTGCCTGCAGTGTTTTTTCTGGACCATTAATGCTGCGTGGGGATTAATGATCCACCGAAATTTCTCCATAAAtggggagagcagagaggggtGTGCGTCATTTTTGCTGTTGATAACGTGAACTCTGAATGCAGCAAAGCAGAAAACCAGTTGAGGAAATGTTTACTTCTGACACTCTTAAGACAACAACTTCTGACGGCCTCTCAAAAGAAAAACGTATAATTCATTGTAGGGTCTGCAATctgatattttaatattatagTTGCTACTATGAATTACTGGGAGGAACGGGCAAGACTTTGAGATAATTTTATGTTTAGAGCTGTTTTAATCTAGCAAAATGAGACTTTGAAAGAAAACGTGTTTAAGAAATATAAAGTGTGACGAGAATGCTTACCGGTCTGTCATTTCATATCAGTATGAGCAAGGTGCTTATGTACACGATTTATTTCTAAACAAGCAGCATTTCTAATGAGTTACCTGTCAGCTCCATTCCTCAGATATCTTTCCTGCCACTAACTCAAACCATCTCTGTATTTTATCCACGTCCTCCTCTCCCTCGATCACCAGGTCCAGACTCACCTGGAGAACCCAACCAAATACCACATCCAGCGctcgcagcagcagcaggtgaagcagTACCTGGGGAAGCTTGGCTCTCAGGCGTTGAGCTTGCCCTGCCCCAACCAGTCCTCTGACCACGGGGGCATGCCGCCAGGGCCGGGCAACAGTGCCCCCAACAGCCCAATGGCCTTACTGACCCTGAGCTCTAACTGCGAGAGAGAAGTGAGTGGTTAAATTCAGAATCATCTCGTGTTGACTTACAAAgaacacaccttttttttttttttaatccttcttATCCAAAcggctctttgtgtgtctttgtgtttcagatggaTGATGTCATTGATGATATTATTAGTCTGGAGTCCAGTTACAGTGATGACATCCTCGGTCTGATGGACCCAGGACTTCAGATGGCTAACACGGTATGTTGGCATTGCACTTTAACACAGCACGAGCTCACTTGATGTGATGAGAGGCATCAAAACTAATTCTATGGATCTTAAGAATGAGCTGCTTGCATTGCACAAAAGACCAGAACAGCCCAATCCTTCGCTGCTTTTCAGCATAAACTTAAAGACGTAGCCACACAAACAAGccttaatacaaaaaaaaaaaaaaaaaaaaaaaaaaaacattagtaaACCTGAGAAGTATGAAAATGCAGATTACGTTATATGTTGTACAGAGCTAGGCTAGCtgtttgtgctaagctaagctataGCTTCACATTTACTAGACTGATAAAATAGGCCCATAGTGTTTCTAATCTACTTTAAGAATACGTCATTGTGAATGCTGAGCTATTCCTTTAGCAGTCACATTACGCTCATTTGCATAACACAACACCTGTTAAACTTTTCACACTGTGTAAAAGGCCTGCTCCATGTCACCACCCTTCCCATCATGCTCCTCTCGTGATGGTGATTAGTATCTGTACAGGAAAGTGGGGTGTAATCTGCATTTTGTTGTGTCCCCTTAGATCCCTGTGCCTGCAAACCTCATGGACATGTATGGAAATCAGGGTATGTCCCAGCAAGGTCTGCCCATCAGCAACTCCTGCCCTGCCAACCTGTCTAACATCAAAAGGGAATACTCCGGTAGGCGCCACAGTCTGTCCAAATATGACCCTTAGAATTATTGAAATCCCAGacttctgcagagaaaatgtttctaGCAAATCCTTACTGACCTGTGAACATCTGAAATGACATGCTCCAGCCGTTGTGCAGCCCACAATGCAGCATTTTTACGACGAGCCCGGTTCTTATAATCCGTCTCTGTGCTGGGGATGTTGACTGTTTGTGACATGTTTTTTCGTATGTTTGTGATATTGAAAACAACATCATTTATCATGCAGTTTCACAATCCCCGGCCATCATGCATATGCTGGATAAGTCTGGATCCTGTGGCAAATTTGAAAACTATCAAAGGCCTGAAGGGTTTCCTGTGGGTATGTCTGCTTAATTAGCTTTCAAATGTAGATGTTAGCACCGCACTCTTCATTTTACTGATCAATTGCATTTTCTTCTCGTCAGAAGCTGAAGTAAGAGCTCTGGCAAAAGAAAGGCAGAAGAAGGACAACCATAATTTGAGTGAGTTTTAATTGCGCCTTTTCTATGTGACTGCTTAAAAATACTTGTGGTTATGGTTAACTATAACCACAAGTAACTCTATAATACTTTATAAAAATAATCCACACAAATTTtataattgtgtttttggagggtttttttttctttataagtTAATCATGGATTTGTTTCTTCTCTGGTTTTGTTCTACAGTTGAAAGGAGAAGGCGGTTTAACATCAATGATCGAATCAAGGAATTGGGAACTTTGATTCCAAAATCAAATGACCCGTAAGTTACCAATTTCCGTTGTTTATCTCTTAGTCAAGAGTGTTATTTGAGATCTGAAAACCATAATCAGTAAAAGactttgtccaaaaaaaaaaaaaaaaccaccaaatAATTtggtatttaaaatttttacgAGGAAAGGGGAGGCTGAGAGAGTAGCCTGTCTGAAGTCTGTTAAATAAATGGTGATTCTGTATCTCTGCTGAGAGGGTTAATGCTGCAATTCCTGTGAAGAGATCCTTTCgtaatgcaataaaaacagaagaaaagttcAGCTGAAACTAATATGCCGAAATCTGAGTTAGACAAATCAAGCCAGTGTCTTCCAAAGTTTTCATACAAAAAatcccctttttgtttttgcccaaTTTTATAATGTTTGTCCCCTAACTATGAAGTGACACAAAGTCTGAATGTGGTACTGTTATTAATTATACATTATGTTATTAATTATACCTAAACATTGAAAAGTAACAGTAATCTCACTCTGCCCTTTGACCTTGTCTGTGGTTCTGGGAAGATCCAAGCAGGCACTTTAGTTGTGTCTGTCCACCATGGTTGTTTTGCTAAACCCCAGCTGGGTGCTCCACCCACAGTCACATCTACATGCACACAACCTCTGAGGCTGCCTTTGACAAACAGCTCTGCAAAGGATTACTCAGCATGCATCATTTCCAAAAGCAGGATGAAATCATTACGTTGCATTTAAATTCATGAATGcatccagaaaaataaatagcatATCGGTACGATCTGTCCTTAAGGATCCTAAACTCTTCAAACTATTAAACTACTATTTTGATCCAACAACTTCCAGAAAAGTTGCAAAGATGGAATTCACCCAGTTAGAGTAGTAAAGATCAGTTTTACCCTCCAAAACGTCCGCCATGATCTTCAGTTGTTCTGAGAGCTGAGGGTCATCCTTATGACTGTGTTTGACCTCAGTGACATACATGGATACGTGTCGCATTCAGCTCTTCTCATTCTTCTCATAGGTCTCCTGTTTTCACTGCACAGGCTTCAGTACCAGGAAATGATTGGTGGAGAACCCATAATGAGTTTTTCCAATTGGACAGCTCTGATTGCATACAATACGGTCACATCCAAGAGACAATCAGATGTAAGAGTAACGGCTCCTCTGTGCTCTGCAGGGATATGCGCTGGAACAAAGGCACCATTCTGAAGGCGTCGGTCGACTACATCAGGAAGCTTCAGCGGGAACAGCAGAGGGCGAAGGAGCTGGAGAATCGTCAGAAGAAGCTTGAGCACGCCAACCGACATCTGATGCTGAGGATACAGGTAAACACGCCGATGGCTGCCAtgttatcattcattcatcttgaatGCAGCTGTTTAAACCATGATCTTGTAACTAAGAGAATCAGAATCGGGATTCAGCTCAGCAGACGTTGATTGGTCAGCTACGTTAGCACTAATTAAGTAGAGCAGCATGTTGTCCgaggaaaaagaagaatctTTTGAGGATGTACAATTACAAAATGTAGAGGTGCATTGCTCAATCAGCCAGATCCAGACATGGCTTTACTGGAGAAACCAGTTTTCAAAGGCTCTTAAAAGTTTTTGAACAGCAACCAagcaaaaccaacaacaaagaCTAAAGTCCTGACACAACAGTGAATTTATGACCGATAGGAAGCCAGCAGGATTCACTGAGTGTCCGTCTGTGGGATTTACAGGAGTTAGAGATGCAGGCCCGGGCTCACGGGCTGGCGATCGCATCCTCGGCGCTCTGCTCTGCCGAACTCGGGGCCCGGACCATCAAGCAGGAGC encodes:
- the LOC115045875 gene encoding microphthalmia-associated transcription factor isoform X5, which gives rise to MEAVGVQVCRPCSFDCLPSDQHGSSKPPLSSSAMTSRILLRQQLMREQLQEQERREQQRQQASQYPQTTAAQTPAINVSVPVSLPPAAQVPMEVLKVQTHLENPTKYHIQRSQQQQVKQYLGKLGSQALSLPCPNQSSDHGGMPPGPGNSAPNSPMALLTLSSNCEREMDDVIDDIISLESSYSDDILGLMDPGLQMANTIPVPANLMDMYGNQGMSQQGLPISNSCPANLSNIKREYSVSQSPAIMHMLDKSGSCGKFENYQRPEGFPVEAEVRALAKERQKKDNHNLIERRRRFNINDRIKELGTLIPKSNDPDMRWNKGTILKASVDYIRKLQREQQRAKELENRQKKLEHANRHLMLRIQELEMQARAHGLAIASSALCSAELGARTIKQEPALEDCHQDLYSFQPHHPHHPACTPEPPSTLELNEGHPNFPEGHYSVHSKPSSKLNDILMEDTLSPVRGGDPLLSSVSPDTSKDSSRKSSVSMDENEQGC
- the LOC115045875 gene encoding microphthalmia-associated transcription factor isoform X6, whose translation is MQSESGIVPDFEVGEEFQEEPKTYYELKSTPLKNSSPSDQHGSSKPPLSSSAMTSRILLRQQLMREQLQEQERREQQRQQASQYPQTTAAQTPAINVSVPVSLPPAAQVPMEVLKVQTHLENPTKYHIQRSQQQQVKQYLGKLGSQALSLPCPNQSSDHGGMPPGPGNSAPNSPMALLTLSSNCEREMDDVIDDIISLESSYSDDILGLMDPGLQMANTIPVPANLMDMYGNQGMSQQGLPISNSCPANLSNIKREYSEAEVRALAKERQKKDNHNLIERRRRFNINDRIKELGTLIPKSNDPDMRWNKGTILKASVDYIRKLQREQQRAKELENRQKKLEHANRHLMLRIQELEMQARAHGLAIASSALCSAELGARTIKQEPALEDCHQDLYSFQPHHPHHPACTPEPPSTLELNEGHPNFPEGHYSVHSKPSSKLNDILMEDTLSPVRGGDPLLSSVSPDTSKDSSRKSSVSMDENEQGC
- the LOC115045875 gene encoding microphthalmia-associated transcription factor isoform X2 — translated: MQSESGIVPDFEVGEEFQEEPKTYYELKSTPLKNSPSDQHGSSKPPLSSSAMTSRILLRQQLMREQLQEQERREQQRQQASQYPQTTAAQTPAINVSVPVSLPPAAQVPMEVLKVQTHLENPTKYHIQRSQQQQVKQYLGKLGSQALSLPCPNQSSDHGGMPPGPGNSAPNSPMALLTLSSNCEREMDDVIDDIISLESSYSDDILGLMDPGLQMANTIPVPANLMDMYGNQGMSQQGLPISNSCPANLSNIKREYSVSQSPAIMHMLDKSGSCGKFENYQRPEGFPVEAEVRALAKERQKKDNHNLIERRRRFNINDRIKELGTLIPKSNDPDMRWNKGTILKASVDYIRKLQREQQRAKELENRQKKLEHANRHLMLRIQELEMQARAHGLAIASSALCSAELGARTIKQEPALEDCHQDLYSFQPHHPHHPACTPEPPSTLELNEGHPNFPEGHYSVHSKPSSKLNDILMEDTLSPVRGGDPLLSSVSPDTSKDSSRKSSVSMDENEQGC
- the LOC115045875 gene encoding microphthalmia-associated transcription factor isoform X1 — protein: MQSESGIVPDFEVGEEFQEEPKTYYELKSTPLKNSSPSDQHGSSKPPLSSSAMTSRILLRQQLMREQLQEQERREQQRQQASQYPQTTAAQTPAINVSVPVSLPPAAQVPMEVLKVQTHLENPTKYHIQRSQQQQVKQYLGKLGSQALSLPCPNQSSDHGGMPPGPGNSAPNSPMALLTLSSNCEREMDDVIDDIISLESSYSDDILGLMDPGLQMANTIPVPANLMDMYGNQGMSQQGLPISNSCPANLSNIKREYSVSQSPAIMHMLDKSGSCGKFENYQRPEGFPVEAEVRALAKERQKKDNHNLIERRRRFNINDRIKELGTLIPKSNDPDMRWNKGTILKASVDYIRKLQREQQRAKELENRQKKLEHANRHLMLRIQELEMQARAHGLAIASSALCSAELGARTIKQEPALEDCHQDLYSFQPHHPHHPACTPEPPSTLELNEGHPNFPEGHYSVHSKPSSKLNDILMEDTLSPVRGGDPLLSSVSPDTSKDSSRKSSVSMDENEQGC
- the LOC115045875 gene encoding microphthalmia-associated transcription factor isoform X3, yielding MQSESGIVPDFEVGEEFQEEPKTYYELKSTPLKNSSPSDQHGSSKPPLSSSAMTSRILLRQQLMREQLQEQERREQQRQQASQYPQTTAAQTPAINVSVPVSLPPAAQVPMEVLKVQTHLENPTKYHIQRSQQQQVKQYLGKLGSQALSLPCPNQSSDHGGMPPGPGNSAPNSPMALLTLSSNCEREMDDVIDDIISLESSYSDDILGLMDPGLQMANTIPVPANLMDMYGNQGMSQQGLPISNSCPANLSNIKREYSVSQSPAIMHMLDKSGSCGKFENYQRPEGFPVAEVRALAKERQKKDNHNLIERRRRFNINDRIKELGTLIPKSNDPDMRWNKGTILKASVDYIRKLQREQQRAKELENRQKKLEHANRHLMLRIQELEMQARAHGLAIASSALCSAELGARTIKQEPALEDCHQDLYSFQPHHPHHPACTPEPPSTLELNEGHPNFPEGHYSVHSKPSSKLNDILMEDTLSPVRGGDPLLSSVSPDTSKDSSRKSSVSMDENEQGC
- the LOC115045875 gene encoding microphthalmia-associated transcription factor isoform X4, with product MQSESGIVPDFEVGEEFQEEPKTYYELKSTPLKNSPSDQHGSSKPPLSSSAMTSRILLRQQLMREQLQEQERREQQRQQASQYPQTTAAQTPAINVSVPVSLPPAAQVPMEVLKVQTHLENPTKYHIQRSQQQQVKQYLGKLGSQALSLPCPNQSSDHGGMPPGPGNSAPNSPMALLTLSSNCEREMDDVIDDIISLESSYSDDILGLMDPGLQMANTIPVPANLMDMYGNQGMSQQGLPISNSCPANLSNIKREYSVSQSPAIMHMLDKSGSCGKFENYQRPEGFPVAEVRALAKERQKKDNHNLIERRRRFNINDRIKELGTLIPKSNDPDMRWNKGTILKASVDYIRKLQREQQRAKELENRQKKLEHANRHLMLRIQELEMQARAHGLAIASSALCSAELGARTIKQEPALEDCHQDLYSFQPHHPHHPACTPEPPSTLELNEGHPNFPEGHYSVHSKPSSKLNDILMEDTLSPVRGGDPLLSSVSPDTSKDSSRKSSVSMDENEQGC